CCAAGCAACTTCGCACAGATATTAAAGAGGACGAGTTGGATTGTTGTTCATACAGTGGAAAGTACCATCGACATCGTTGAGGTTGCTATCATCGAGCCAATTGGTGCGAAAGACAACATTGTCTCTACGGATCAATTGCTGCAGGTCAGGGCCAAGATCCGACCGGAACTTGTCGAAAATGTAACTGTTCACATCATCCCTCCTGATGGCTTTGAAGTTTTAGAAAATAACCCAAAGGCATTGAAAGCCGATTCAATCGCTTGGTGGTTACGAGCACCGAGTTATCAAAGCGGTTGGCCTCAGCGGCTGAAAATTAAAGCACTCGGCAATGTAAATCGAGATATGGATCGAATCATAATGGTAGTCGATTCTTCCTTGGCAATTCTGACCGTCGCGCGAGCAAACTTGAAGGTAATGGCAAAAATCATTGATCCAGCCAGTGCAATTCAAGGCAGAATTTCTCCGGGTTTATCTTTTACCATTCAAGGGGACATCATCAATTCTGGACAAGCTGGTATTTATGGCGCCTGTTCGTTGCGCTTGGATCTTCCTGATCAGCGCTTGTTTCGAGTCATTGGCGATTCGATCATCCCTTGGGTGGATCTTCCTATAGTGTGGACTGTATCCACCAGTGAACAACTCGATGCAGTCCCAAGAATCATCAAAATCTGGCTTCACGAAACTCCGTTGGATGAAAACAGCGATGAAGAGGCCTGGGTGGCTGACGATCATCGAGTCGCCGACGTGCCAGTTTTCGTTGCTGCAAACTCCTTGGAACTGCAAATTCACCAACTGCCAGGCGTCGGTCCCAAAGTCCTTGCTCCCAACATATCGGAAAATATGATGGCAATCGAGTTCAAGCATTTAGGTAACGAAATAGGTTTTCCGATTTCAATCCAGGCGCTGAAATTCGATATCGAGGATGAAAGAGGCAACCATATTGATCCAACAACCGTGATGACCAAGCTCAAAGTCCTTGATGGACAAATTACCTTGGGCGATGCGGTTTCTGTTTCGAACAATCCTGTTGAGGTTTCGATGACTAGTCCGATAACGCTTGAGGCGAATGAGCAGCGACAAATCATTATTCAGGTAGATTGCAGTCAGCATCTTTCAAAGCCATTTCGGATCCATCTCAAAGACGAAACCTCTCTGAGCATTCAGGCTCTTTTGCCGATCAAGTTTGTAGATGAATTCAGAAATCCGATCAGCATTTTCAATTTACGTTCCCAATGTCCAGTGATCATCGCAGATGACCTAAAGCGTTCGTTCCTTAATTATCCAAATCCCTTCGGAACAAAAGATCGTCCGAAAACGCATTTCATTTATTTTCTTTCCAAAGACAGCGATATCGAGCTGGAGATTTATACCTTGTTAGGTGAACTGGTATACCGCTGCCAATATAGTCGAGCCCAGCCCCAAGGAAGACGCGGATTGCATCAAGGTGAGGATCTCATTTGGGACGGTTGCAATTTGCTTGGTTATAAGGTGCTCAATGGCGTCTACGTTGCGCGAATTGAAACAAGTTCTGGTGAATCCGCATTGACTCGAGTAGCTGTAATTAAATGAGCTTTGCTATCGTATTATGGATGCAGCCCCCAATTTTATCTTTAGTCAGCTTATTTTGGAATAAACCAATTTAATGAAAGATCCGTTTCCTTCATTTGATCGCAGTTGAAATCTATTAAAGAAATTAATTGAGTTCTGTGCTAATTTCGCTTCACCATTTAACTGGACTGAGGAATGCTTTTGGTTGGAATGCACTGGAAATTTTTGGAAATAATGTCATCAGAATAAGAGGTTGGCAGAATCGCATCTTTCGATAATGAAATCCAACGAATCAAGTCTCAACCTAAAGAAAAATTGTAAAGTTTCTATAAGGCGCCGCTTATTCGATAATCTCGCTTCACAGCACTCCTTCAAAAGTAAATTTGCGTTCCTCCTGGATCAAAATAACACCTATCGGGTTAAATAAATACGATGATGCATAATTGGATATAAACGAAATTTTCTGGCTTAAAGAGAATGGGCGATCGATACTCAAGCAATATTATCCCTCTGAAATCCAGCCTCCGCACCCGCCTGATTCTGGTGTTCGTTGTATCGGTCCTTACGATTTTTCTCATTGCTGGCTATTATCTCCTCTGGGAGATTCGGGCCACGCTGGATGCGGCGTTAGGAAAAAATTTGGAAACCATGGCAAAAGTTATCGCCCTGGAGATCGATCCCAATTTTCTTCTTTACCTCCAACCAGGTGATGAGAGCTCTCGCACCTATCAAAATATTTTAGCCACGCTGCAACGGTTTCAAAGCGCTACCAACATTACTCGAATTTATCTGTTTGGCAAAGATTTTCGTTCGATTGTCGATTCGGATCCGATGGTTGCGATTGGGCAGGAATTGGTGCAGCTTAAATTCAATCAATCTGAAGTGGCTGCGGTTTTCAATGGACTCACGGCCAGTTCGACGCTGTTCGAAGGCAGGGATGGAAAATTGTATAAAACAGGCTTTGCGCCGATCAAATCCAATGGGGAAATTGTAGCGGGTGTCGCCGTGGAAGGCAGCGCTGAGATGCTGAACGTGGTGCGATCGATCCAGAAAAATTTGGTGTGGATGGGACTGGTGATTATGCTGGCGGGAATCATCATCGGAGGGATTTTTGCCAGTCGGATCACCAATCCCATCAAGCGGCTGGAGGCGGCTGCGGGGGCGATCAGCGGTGGAGATCTGCAGCATCCGATCCCTGAGTTCGGCAGAGACGAAGTCGGCTTTTTAGCCCGCACCATGGAGGAGATGCGTCAGAATATTCTGGAGCGGGACCGACAGCAGCAGGCCATGCTGGCGGGTGTGGCGCATGAAATTCGCAATCCGTTGGGAGGCATCGAGCTGTTTGCGGGCCTGCTGTCCAGCGAGGTGCAAAACAATGATCTGATAAATTACGCCCAGAAGATTTTGAAAGAGGTCCAGAATTTAAAGGCGATCATTCAAAATTTTCTTGATTACGCCCGACCGCTTCCTGCCCAGCGGGTCAAATGTGATATTCGCTCGGTCTGGAATGAAGCCATCGGTTTATTGGCAGGGGAATTGCATCAGATCCAGTTACAATTCAATTCGCAATCCGAAGGGATATTTGCTCTGGCCGATCCCCAGCATCTGAAGCAGGTGTTTTTGAACCTCATCAAAAATTCCATCGATGCCATGCCCAATGGTGGAACGATTTTTGTCCATTTAACTTCCCAGCAGGATCGGGTTAAAATTTCGTATCAGGACACAGGCAAGGGAATCCCCGCCGAACTGGCAGAGCGCATCTTTCAGCC
The candidate division KSB1 bacterium DNA segment above includes these coding regions:
- a CDS encoding HAMP domain-containing histidine kinase, translated to MGDRYSSNIIPLKSSLRTRLILVFVVSVLTIFLIAGYYLLWEIRATLDAALGKNLETMAKVIALEIDPNFLLYLQPGDESSRTYQNILATLQRFQSATNITRIYLFGKDFRSIVDSDPMVAIGQELVQLKFNQSEVAAVFNGLTASSTLFEGRDGKLYKTGFAPIKSNGEIVAGVAVEGSAEMLNVVRSIQKNLVWMGLVIMLAGIIIGGIFASRITNPIKRLEAAAGAISGGDLQHPIPEFGRDEVGFLARTMEEMRQNILERDRQQQAMLAGVAHEIRNPLGGIELFAGLLSSEVQNNDLINYAQKILKEVQNLKAIIQNFLDYARPLPAQRVKCDIRSVWNEAIGLLAGELHQIQLQFNSQSEGIFALADPQHLKQVFLNLIKNSIDAMPNGGTIFVHLTSQQDRVKISYQDTGKGIPAELAERIFQPFFTTREKGTGLGLAIVKNLITENGGSIRYVPSNETGARFEVELVRYVA